One Molothrus ater isolate BHLD 08-10-18 breed brown headed cowbird chromosome 4, BPBGC_Mater_1.1, whole genome shotgun sequence genomic window carries:
- the LOC118686045 gene encoding myosin heavy chain IB-like, whose translation MAERGARRGSRSAGGSGRPQRRGRDAAAAWLRQLRSSSSSSSTKGPAGTSGRRLPQPAMAQRQQVEGAARPARPPAPLPGRGRAGACASGAGKGRDGTGRDGVRSARGEPGPGPLCQAGDASPGAGLASLPGKGTAEPCSQETEDILQARGGKNPVIRIHCAVSCKPRQPACSSWRLAGALLPSRRRESAVGDATSAWHDASMSSLSAWFVPVAQSNTHPVFLRSMVCNAKGPFWLWHKASRVSSYGSSCLSHLFLPSVFCPE comes from the exons ATGGCGGAGCGGGGGGCGAGGCGCGGCTCTCGCTCCGCGGGTGGCTCGGGGCGGCCGCAGCGCCGGGGCCGTGACGCAGCCGCCGCCTGGCTGAGGCAGCTccggagcagcagcagcagcagcagcacaaaggggcCCGCGGGGACGAGCGGGCGGCGGCTCCCCCAGCCGGCGATGGCGCAGCGGCAGCAGGTGGAGGGGGCGGCGCGTCCCGCCCGGCCCCCCGCGCCCCTccccgggcggggccgcgccggggccTGCGCCAGCGGGGCTG ggaagggacgggacgggacgggacgggacggtGTGCGATCAGCACGGGGGGAGCCCGGCCCGGGTCCGCTCTGCCAAGCGGGGGATGCGAGCCCTGGGGCCGGGCTCGCGTCACTCCCGGGCAAAGGCACTGCGGAGCCTTGCAGCCAGGAGACAGAGGACATCTTACAGGCTCGGGGCGGAAAAAACCCAGTGATTCGTATTCACTGCGCTGTCTCCTGTAAGCCAAGGCAGCCAGCATGCTCCTCTTGGCGTCTTGCAGGTGCATTGCTGCCCAGCCGGCGCAGGGAAAGCGCTGTGGGCGATGCAACAAGTGCCTGGCATG ATGCCAGCATGAGCAGCCTCTCTGCGTGGTTTGTTCCAGTTGCTCAATCCAACACGCATCCCGTTTTCCTGAGATCAATGGTCTGTAATGCTAAAGGCCCTTTCTGGCTGTGGCACAAAGCAAGTCGTGTCTCCAGCTATGGATCATCCTGTCTATCTCATTTATTTCTCCCATCAGTGTTCTGTCCTGAGTAA